A region of Streptomyces sp. TG1A-60 DNA encodes the following proteins:
- a CDS encoding helix-turn-helix transcriptional regulator, translated as MNHSEWRTRRHRQLLGEHLDADPEYDRVYEEAGLAMTLGKAVYDRRKQLGLSEADLAERMHVDVEDIEGIETATELPPIAVIMRLARALDLTVDVHLAGGDEPTVTIVAPAA; from the coding sequence ATGAACCACAGCGAATGGAGGACCCGTCGCCACCGCCAGCTACTGGGCGAACACCTGGACGCTGACCCCGAGTACGACCGGGTCTACGAAGAGGCCGGGCTCGCCATGACGTTGGGCAAGGCCGTCTACGACCGGCGTAAGCAACTCGGGCTGAGCGAGGCCGACCTCGCCGAGCGCATGCACGTCGACGTCGAGGACATCGAAGGCATCGAGACGGCCACCGAGCTGCCGCCCATCGCGGTCATCATGCGCCTGGCCCGCGCACTGGACCTCACGGTGGACGTGCACCTCGCCGGCGGAGACGAGCCCACCGTCACCATCGTCGCCCCAGCGGCCTGA
- a CDS encoding type II toxin-antitoxin system RelE/ParE family toxin → MDSGRYSIEIEPEVRLWLESIPAHHYKQAERVADLLAEQPTTLDEPHSRHLGGKLRELRFRLGDAHQRITYWLAPGRRVVLLTVFRKTKMREQAEVDRAHAAQRLCEAEHEAAAEHDLYSRNLKENR, encoded by the coding sequence ATGGACAGCGGGCGGTACTCGATCGAGATCGAGCCGGAGGTGCGGCTGTGGCTGGAGAGCATTCCCGCCCATCACTACAAGCAGGCCGAACGCGTCGCCGACCTGCTCGCCGAGCAGCCCACCACCCTCGACGAACCGCACTCCCGCCACCTGGGCGGCAAACTCCGCGAGCTGCGCTTCCGCCTGGGCGATGCCCATCAGCGGATCACCTACTGGCTGGCGCCCGGCCGACGTGTCGTGCTGCTCACCGTGTTCCGCAAGACCAAGATGCGCGAGCAGGCCGAAGTGGACCGCGCCCACGCCGCACAGCGATTGTGCGAGGCAGAGCATGAAGCCGCCGCCGAGCACGACCTCTACAGCCGCAACCTCAAGGAGAACCGATGA
- a CDS encoding winged helix-turn-helix domain-containing protein, whose amino-acid sequence MVAARRGRRQAGSGVPLTFEVVAETVRERIRSGGLRPGDALPTQAMLMQEFGASSLTVQKAMALLKQDGWAVSRPGKGAFVAHRDHGVDDADDLDSPEATALVSEAAARVEALERALADAVEQITDLCARVEALESGGGGRGR is encoded by the coding sequence GTGGTGGCGGCGAGGCGCGGGCGCAGGCAGGCGGGCAGCGGGGTACCGCTGACGTTCGAGGTCGTTGCCGAGACCGTGCGCGAGCGGATCCGCTCCGGCGGGCTGCGGCCGGGGGACGCGCTGCCGACGCAGGCCATGCTGATGCAGGAGTTCGGGGCCTCGAGCCTGACTGTGCAGAAGGCCATGGCCCTGCTGAAACAGGACGGGTGGGCGGTCTCCCGCCCCGGCAAGGGTGCCTTCGTCGCCCACCGCGACCACGGCGTAGACGATGCTGATGACCTCGACAGCCCGGAGGCGACCGCACTCGTCAGCGAGGCGGCGGCCCGCGTCGAGGCGTTGGAACGGGCACTGGCCGACGCCGTCGAGCAAATCACCGACCTTTGCGCTCGTGTCGAGGCGCTGGAGTCGGGCGGCGGTGGGCGGGGCCGCTGA